The following proteins come from a genomic window of Pirellula staleyi DSM 6068:
- a CDS encoding RNA polymerase sigma factor — translation MEFKPNPAAIATARLLAHEPFWSQLASNDPRAWKRLYSTASDWLTTVALGVVRAKQKAYGGELLRLPSDDAILTAQDPGDQQRELHNQQWRARDRDYCSQRFVLPHFVSSAGQSSFRRKVIEQQFRPEHPERYLYTSVVNRVRKLFEQEARRLGLKSPVDQLSLDHDTLKDTLSSTDDDVVLRREEARLVREAIYFLPSAQRRAIWLQYFKDHSYQEIAERRGVGLETIKTQLKQAREKLQHCLLDKIC, via the coding sequence ATGGAGTTTAAGCCCAATCCGGCTGCCATTGCGACCGCGCGACTGCTCGCCCACGAGCCGTTTTGGTCGCAACTTGCGAGCAACGATCCGCGCGCTTGGAAGCGGCTTTATTCGACTGCCAGCGACTGGCTCACAACCGTTGCGCTCGGGGTCGTACGCGCGAAGCAAAAAGCGTACGGCGGCGAGCTACTGAGGCTCCCTAGTGACGACGCGATCCTCACGGCGCAGGACCCTGGTGATCAGCAGCGCGAGCTCCACAATCAGCAGTGGCGGGCGCGCGATCGAGACTACTGCAGCCAGCGGTTTGTGCTCCCCCATTTCGTCAGCAGCGCTGGGCAAAGTTCATTTCGGCGCAAGGTAATCGAGCAGCAGTTTCGTCCCGAGCATCCCGAGCGCTACCTCTACACGTCGGTCGTTAACCGGGTCCGCAAACTCTTCGAGCAAGAGGCGCGGCGGCTGGGGCTGAAATCGCCGGTCGATCAACTTTCGCTCGACCACGACACGCTGAAGGATACCCTCAGCTCCACCGACGACGACGTCGTGCTCCGCCGCGAGGAAGCACGTCTGGTGCGCGAGGCGATCTATTTTCTCCCCTCCGCGCAGCGCCGCGCCATCTGGCTGCAGTACTTCAAAGATCACTCTTACCAAGAGATTGCCGAGCGCCGTGGCGTCGGTCTGGAAACGATTAAGACGCAGTTAAAACAGGCCCGCGAAAAACTCCAGCACTGTTTGCTCGACAAGATTTGCTGA
- a CDS encoding prepilin-type N-terminal cleavage/methylation domain-containing protein, whose product MECPRTPACCGTSKTLVSGPASTQQAVTRQGLTLVEMLVAMAVIAVFCSIIFPALESARQAARSTESQNNLRQIALATQMYADSYNGVMPFHCGVGTMTELRQSATVGLFPYVSGHVSLFKSPGDVGSYEDSASLFDTFSSSYLFDCKTLSQYAVPERTVLMYNAERGAWQAEVVPGREQVVRTLAQLGSQKSKDRPGELSQQVLARDFEAPWQPRRFRFSPLRGLYTVIPFHKSHMNVVFAGGNVRSFTSQQEWEIFTGVRNESSFAMQPSGDPRLTASR is encoded by the coding sequence ATGGAATGCCCACGCACGCCTGCTTGCTGCGGCACGAGCAAAACGCTCGTCAGCGGCCCTGCATCGACTCAGCAAGCTGTTACACGTCAAGGACTTACATTGGTGGAAATGCTCGTAGCAATGGCGGTCATTGCCGTCTTTTGCTCGATCATTTTCCCCGCCCTCGAGTCGGCCCGACAGGCGGCTCGAAGCACCGAATCGCAGAACAATCTTCGCCAAATTGCCCTAGCGACCCAGATGTATGCCGACAGCTACAACGGTGTGATGCCGTTCCACTGCGGTGTCGGCACGATGACCGAGCTGCGCCAGAGCGCCACTGTGGGACTGTTTCCCTATGTTTCGGGACATGTATCGCTGTTCAAATCGCCGGGCGATGTTGGCAGCTACGAAGATTCCGCCTCGCTGTTTGATACCTTCTCGTCGAGCTACCTGTTCGACTGCAAGACACTGAGCCAGTACGCCGTCCCCGAGCGGACCGTGCTGATGTATAACGCCGAGCGTGGCGCATGGCAGGCCGAAGTGGTGCCGGGACGCGAGCAAGTGGTTCGCACCTTGGCCCAGCTCGGGTCGCAGAAATCGAAAGACCGACCGGGGGAACTGAGCCAACAAGTGCTGGCCCGCGATTTCGAAGCACCGTGGCAGCCTCGCCGCTTTCGCTTCAGCCCGCTGCGGGGTCTCTACACCGTCATTCCGTTCCACAAGTCGCACATGAACGTGGTGTTCGCCGGCGGAAATGTCCGCTCGTTCACCAGCCAGCAGGAATGGGAAATCTTCACCGGCGTGCGCAACGAAAGCTCGTTTGCCATGCAGCCAAGTGGTGATCCACGCCTCACCGCCTCGCGATAG
- a CDS encoding chloride channel protein, with product MQPDSTRHSRMLDIAWRGVRLSLAATVIGVVTGLAVAFFLWSLDQATLLRYEHPWLIYLMPLAGVLVALAYQRLCPQAEAGNNLLLEEIHEPAAGVPLWMAPLVLLGTLATHVTGGSAGREGTAVQMGGSLAHSVGQWLGIERSEQRTFLMAGMAAGFGAVFGTPVAGAIFAIEVLTHGQLSYRGFLTCLLASIVGDTTTTLCGIGHTEYKIAPWMSAAAGSHLGPLDLVLLLKIVIAAVAFGLMARLFAELTHRTSALLKRYVPWSLARPAIGAAVVLLLTAIVASRDYLGLGVMPDPHDPSLMTIAGCFEEGGAGPMSWAWKTVFTAVTVGSGFKGGEVTPLFFIGAAGGNAMGTLLSAPLGLLAAVGFVSLFAAATKTPLASTLMGIELFVHGGDDLVGSGLVIYLAVGCYVASWVSGHASIYRSQRIAVPHHPTDEHLAGRSVGNLHEAPPTASH from the coding sequence ATGCAGCCCGACTCGACCCGCCACTCGCGCATGCTCGACATTGCCTGGCGCGGCGTCAGGCTGAGCCTGGCGGCCACGGTGATTGGGGTGGTGACGGGGCTGGCGGTGGCGTTTTTTCTCTGGAGTCTCGATCAGGCGACGCTGCTGCGCTACGAGCATCCGTGGCTGATTTACTTGATGCCGCTCGCGGGAGTGCTGGTAGCGCTCGCATATCAGCGCCTCTGCCCACAAGCTGAGGCGGGGAACAATCTGCTGCTCGAGGAAATCCACGAGCCAGCCGCCGGTGTGCCACTCTGGATGGCTCCGCTGGTGCTGCTGGGAACGCTGGCCACCCACGTGACAGGTGGCTCGGCTGGCCGTGAAGGGACCGCAGTGCAAATGGGTGGTAGCCTCGCCCACTCCGTCGGCCAGTGGCTCGGCATCGAGCGATCGGAGCAGCGCACCTTTCTGATGGCAGGGATGGCGGCTGGCTTTGGAGCGGTGTTCGGAACGCCGGTGGCAGGGGCGATCTTTGCCATCGAAGTGCTGACGCATGGCCAGCTGAGCTATCGCGGCTTTCTTACCTGCCTGCTCGCCAGTATCGTTGGGGACACCACCACCACCCTCTGCGGCATCGGACATACCGAGTACAAAATCGCGCCGTGGATGAGCGCCGCTGCAGGCTCGCACCTCGGGCCGCTCGATCTCGTGCTGCTACTGAAAATCGTGATCGCAGCGGTGGCGTTTGGACTGATGGCCCGGCTGTTTGCCGAGCTCACGCACCGCACCAGCGCGCTGCTGAAACGCTACGTTCCCTGGTCGCTCGCTCGCCCCGCGATCGGCGCCGCTGTGGTGCTGCTGCTGACCGCCATCGTCGCCTCGCGCGATTATCTCGGCCTGGGGGTCATGCCCGATCCGCACGATCCTTCGCTGATGACCATTGCCGGCTGTTTTGAAGAAGGGGGAGCCGGGCCGATGAGCTGGGCCTGGAAAACGGTCTTCACCGCCGTGACGGTCGGCAGCGGATTTAAAGGGGGCGAAGTGACACCCCTGTTCTTCATCGGAGCGGCGGGAGGCAATGCGATGGGAACACTCCTCTCCGCACCGCTGGGACTGCTGGCCGCTGTGGGGTTTGTCAGCCTGTTTGCAGCCGCCACGAAAACGCCCCTCGCATCGACCCTGATGGGGATCGAGCTGTTCGTGCATGGGGGTGACGATCTGGTGGGCTCGGGGCTGGTGATTTACCTGGCGGTGGGCTGCTACGTCGCCAGCTGGGTAAGCGGGCATGCGAGCATCTATCGTTCGCAGCGGATCGCGGTGCCGCATCACCCCACGGACGAGCATTTGGCGGGACGGAGCGTCGGGAACCTGCACGAAGCGCCGCCGACAGCTTCGCACTGA